The following proteins are co-located in the Aggregatibacter aphrophilus ATCC 33389 genome:
- the ftnA gene encoding non-heme ferritin, whose translation MLSNSVIKLLNDQMNLEFYSSNLYLQMSAWCEQEGFEGAAKFLSAHAAEEMQHMRKLFTYLNETGALAVISQIDEPPHQFTSLKQVLELTYQHEKLITSKINELVGKTFEEKDYSAFNFLQWYVAEQHEEEKLFSSILDKLNLLGEDGKGLFLVDKDLAALATASN comes from the coding sequence ATGTTATCAAATAGCGTGATTAAACTATTAAATGATCAAATGAATTTGGAATTTTATTCTTCAAATTTATACTTACAAATGAGTGCATGGTGTGAACAAGAGGGTTTTGAAGGTGCAGCTAAATTTTTATCTGCCCATGCTGCTGAAGAAATGCAACACATGCGTAAACTATTCACTTATTTAAATGAAACAGGTGCATTGGCAGTGATTAGCCAAATTGACGAACCTCCACATCAATTTACTTCATTAAAACAAGTGCTTGAATTGACTTACCAACATGAAAAATTAATTACTAGTAAGATTAACGAGTTAGTGGGTAAAACTTTTGAAGAAAAGGACTACTCTGCATTTAACTTCTTACAATGGTATGTAGCGGAACAACATGAAGAAGAAAAATTGTTCAGTAGTATTCTTGATAAATTAAATCTACTTGGTGAAGACGGTAAAGGTTTATTCCTTGTAGATAAAGATTTAGCTGCATTAGCGACAGCAAGTAACTAA
- the ftnA gene encoding non-heme ferritin produces MLSKAITAKLNEQINLEFYSSNVYLQMSAWCDNHGYEGAAAFLLRHADEELEHMQKLFTYVSETSGMPLLGKIEAPKHDYTSLKEVFETTLAHEKLVTSKINELVECTFAEKDYSSFNFLQWYVAEQHEEEKLFNSIVDKF; encoded by the coding sequence ATGCTTAGTAAAGCAATTACAGCAAAATTAAATGAACAGATTAACCTTGAGTTTTACTCGTCAAATGTTTATTTACAAATGAGTGCATGGTGTGACAATCATGGTTATGAAGGCGCAGCAGCATTTTTACTTCGTCACGCAGATGAAGAATTGGAACATATGCAAAAGTTATTCACTTATGTAAGTGAAACCAGTGGTATGCCACTATTGGGTAAAATTGAAGCGCCTAAACACGATTACACCTCATTAAAAGAAGTTTTTGAAACAACACTGGCACACGAAAAACTAGTGACTTCCAAAATTAATGAGCTAGTTGAATGTACTTTTGCAGAAAAAGACTACTCCAGTTTCAACTTCTTGCAATGGTATGTAGCAGAACAACATGAAGAAGAAAAATTGTTTAACAGTATTGTTGATAAATTCTAA